The Caldanaerovirga acetigignens genome contains the following window.
TGCCGGTAATAATCCGATAAGCCCAACCGGACAAGCAGCTTTTTTGCAGAAAATTTCCTGATTTCCCTTTCGGGTCTTTCTGTCTCCACTAATGTTTTATTAAACCTCACCTTTTTCTCGAAAAGCATTTTCTTTAGACTTGCATTTATATTCCTTGGACTTAACCCCATTGGGCACGTCACTTCGCAGAGTCCGCATTCTGAACACAGCAAAGAATTAATCAAAGATTCAGCGTCCATAAGACCAAACGATATTGCCCGCATTATTTTGTGGGGTTCTAGTTTATGGCCCAGCAAGTACCTCGGACACAAATCGGTACATATTCTGCACTGGCAACAAGCAGTCCTTGCTCTCTTCAGCTGCACATCAATTTTAATCCTCCTTGAGCTGTAAGGCAGCGTATTAATGGGTACAACCAAAAGGGCCGAAGTCGTTTTTGTTACTACATCGTCAAGCCCTACCTCTTTTCCCATCATCGGACCGCCGTCTATCAATATAAAGTCCTTTGCTGTAGGCCCTCCTGCTAAATCGAGAAGTTCGCTGAATTTCATCCCTACAGGCACATTTAATACCAATGGGTATTTAACTGCTCCCCCTACGGTAACGAATTTTTCTGTCACAGGCAATTTATCACTGTATGCTTTTTTAATATTGTAAAGAGTCTCTACATTGTGCACAACAGCCCCTACATCTAAAGGTATACCGGCCATCGGAATTTTCCTTCCCAATACCTCTCTAACAATTACATGCTCGTCTCCCGCAGGATAAAAATCGCCTAACTCAAAAATTTCCATATTATCATAATCTTTGAGTTTATCCGAAAGCACTCTTTTGCAATCGCTGTATTTCTTCTTCAGCGCAATTATACCCATCTTTGCTCCTGTTGCCTTCATCGCCAGTTGCAGGCCTTCCAAAACTTCATCGACTTTTGCCATAACTAATGCTTGGTTCGTAAAAAGCAGGGGTTCACATTCAGCAAAATTGGCAATTACCACATCACATTTGTTATTTAATTTGATATGGGCAGGGAAGCCTGCGCCCCCCGCCCCTACAACTCCAGCATTTCTCACCTGTTCGATTATTTCATTGCTGTCAATCATTTGCCATCAATCCCTCTTATTAGATGATTCTGAAGGCATCTACCAGCACGCATCTTCTCTGCCTTGTAAAATTCTTTGCAGAAGTAAGCCCTTCTCCGGTCGGTCCAGCTATAGTAAAGGTTGTATACCCTTCTCCGCCAGCACCTATGCCTGCGTAGGAAGGCGCATTTTTTACAAAAATTGTCGTCTGAATGGCCCTTGCAAAATTCGTCATATTATCGATATTCTTGGAGTGCATTATCGCTGTGTGCCTGTTTCCTCCCTCAGCCCTGACCGCAAGTTCTATGGCTTCTTCTACATTTGGAACTCTGACAAAAGGCAACACCGGCATTAATTGTTCATGATGCACGAGAGGATGATCCGGCTCAACAGGCATCACAGCAAGTCTTACATCTGTCCCGACTTCTATTCCTATTTGCTTTAATATATAAGAAGCGTCCTTGCCAATAAGATCTTTATTCACGTTACAATTTTCGTCAAAAATTAGTTCTGTCATCCTATCAATATCTTTACCTCTTAATATATAAGCCCCTTCCCTCGCCAGCCTCTCTATGAACCTGTCGGCGATAGATTCTACTGCAATGAGTTCTTTCTCCGCAATGCAGGGAAGGTTATTATCAAAACTTGCCCCGCACAATATATCATGGGCTGCTTTAATAATATCAGCCGTTTCATCGACGATAACCGGCGGGTTACCCGCCCCCGCACCTATAGCTTTCTTGCCTGACCTTAGCGCCTCTTGTACAACTGCTTTTCCTCCTGTTGCGCAAATAAGGTTGATCTTCGGATGAGACATCAAAGCTTTTGCAGTTTCAATTGTGGGTTCTGCTACCGACGTCACCAGATGCTTTGGTCCCCCAGCTTTCATTATCGCATCGTTTATGATCTCCACCGCTTTATTAGAACATATCTTGGCAGAAGGGTGAGGGTTGAACACTACTGCATTGCCAGCCGCGAGCATACTTATCGAATTATTTATTATTGTCGCCGTAGGATTGGTAACAGGAGTTATAGAGCCAATAACTCCTACTGGAGCCATTTCAACGAGAGTTAAGCCATGGTCACCCGTCCAGCAATGGGGTTTTAAATCTTCTGTCCCTGGAGTCTTTTTAGCCGCTAAAATATTTTTGACGATTTTATCTTCCACACGGCCCCTTCCAGTCTCCTTCACTGCCAATTCAGCTAGGAACCTAGCGTTATTCAGGCAGGCTTCCCTTATGGCCTGAATTATCTCTTCCCTTTTTTCTAAATCTAGCATCGCCAATTTCCTCTGGGCCCTCGATGCCGCTTCCACGGCATCGTCCAAATTGCTAAATATTCCGTATTCCTCTTTTGAATCACTCTTACTACTCAGATTTAATTCTTCAATTATTCTTTTAGCAATTGTTGCGACAACTTTTTCATCTACCATAACATTACCTCCTCAAAACTAAATTGCCGAAATTCCAGCCTTTGCAACGACTACGTCTTCATCTACCGTCCCGCCACTTACGCCTATCGCGCCGATAAGTTTCCCGTTTTTGAAAATGGGTATGCCGCCGCCAAAAGGCACAATTCTTCCGTTATAGGCATTATTTATTCCGAAAAGCTCCCCATTCGGCTTTGCAAGTTCTGCCAGCCTTGATGTTTCCATTTTCAGCATTACCGCTGTAAACGCTTTGTTTATGGCAATTTCAATGCTCACAAGCAATGCGTCATCCATTCTATGAAAAGCTAATAGATTTCCTCCTGCATCCACGACAGCAATACACATGGGTTTATTTATCTCCACGGCTTTTTCCTCAGCTTTTTTCAAAATCTTTAAAGCCAATTCTAGATTTAAATTTTCGCATGTTCCTTCTTGCCCCATTCTGTTTAAACCTCCACTCGATATTTTCTTTTTAATTTCTTCCAAAGATCTTTTTACTACCTCTTCTTTTTCTTCATATAGGGAAAGAGTAAACAAAAAATCAGACAGCCTGTTTAAATACCTTAAAACCTCAGGTCTTACATTTTCTTCTTCCGACAACCTCACAACAAGCCTTTCTGCTCTTCTCACAACTGTCCGCGCAATATGCAAAGAAGATGACGAAGGATATGGTCCAGGCAGCACAAAGTCCTTTTTAAATTCTATTTCTTCCATTAAATCATCTATTTTGTCTTCTAACCACATTATATCGTCTTCTGTAATCCGGTCTTTCAGAACCTTTTCCGGTTCGGCACATGCAAGTTCCGCACCCAATTTAAAAAGTTCTTTTTCGACCTTTAAGAGTAAGTCTTTTGACTTTTGAGTATTCACATTTGCGCGGGCAAACGCAATCAATGCCACAACTTCATCCACCGTGCCATAAGCCTCTACCCTTATATCGCTCTTTTTTACTCTCTTTCCCCCAAGGAGGCTCGTTTCACCTTTATCACCTTTTTTCGTATAAATTTTCATGAGCTACCCCTCTTTTTCAATGGATTTCGATTTCATCGATAATCCCAACAACCGCAGCATCTACAGGGGCATTAGCATCATTCATTATCTTTGTAGCGGTGCTTCCCGTCACTAAAAGGACCATCTCTCCAATTCCTGCTCCTACGCTGTCTACAGCTACGAGGAATTTTTCTTCCTCTTTTAAATTTCCATCTTCGTCTTTTTCATTAACCGGCTTAACCACCAAAAGTTTTGCTCCGACAAGTCCTTCATTCTTTTTTGTTGCGACTACATTGCCTACTACCTTCGCAATTATCACCTTACCACCTCAGCCTCTATAAATTTTTAAAGAATTTTCCCTTATGTAATCTGCTGCAAGCGGAGTAATTACTGCATTTTTGGGGATACGTATTTCGCCTTGTATCCCTTTATATACGGCAAGATCTTCCCTTGTAATTACATTTTTCTCTATATATACCTTTCTCATCGGGCTATATTCCGAAGCTTCATTCTTTATCGGGCTTCCAAAGATAACGCTTAAAACCTTAGCTTTAATATCCGCAGCATTACACAATATAACTCCGTATTTTTCTATTTTATTTAAAATTTCACTGTACGCCTCTCTCAATCCCTTTCCCATCCAAATAAACCCCATATCCTGCCACGGCTTTAAAAATGGATCTGCAGCATCTCTAGAGGCAATGACCGGTATTCCAAGCATCAGCGCATCAACTATTATTTGAGTAGTTAAATTGTCCAGGAAAAGATTCGCAACTTTCGCGGCAGTATTCCTGGTAAGTACCGCGATAATTACTGCTTTAAACTGCTTTAAAAAATCTTTCACATTAATTTTTTCTTCTCCATCAATAATTACACTTTCCGCCTCTAACTCTTCAGAAATCCTTCTTATATCATGTACTTTTGCGGCATTCTTTGTAAACACGAGGGAGTATATTAAATCATGTTCATCTTTGAGGCTTTTCAGCTCCTTTATGGAAACATCCGCATTTACCATACCACCTGTTACTATTACCAGAATCCTTGTCTTATAGTATTTCTTTAAAACTTCAATAACGATTTCCCTTATCTTTTCTTCTAATCCCACAAAAATCATCCCCCTTTAAGGGCACGAAAGTGCAATTCCTAACGGAGTAATAAAAAGCGGGTATTTTGGTACCACAGCCTTTACGCCGATGGCATTTTCTACTACATCTTTTAAGCCGTAAAGTGCGCTTGCCCCGCCAACCAGATAAATAGTTTCCACACTGAAACCTTCTATGTGTCTCTTTATAATATCAGCTACTTTTTCCATTGTAGGCTTTAACACTGGAAAAAGCCTCTTTTGATTTTTTTCATCTAATTTCATAGCTTCAGCTTCATCAAATGCAATATTAAAATGCCCTGCCAACACTAAAGTAAAATGAGTGCCCCCGGTGGGCTCATCCGCCGTGTAGACCACCTTGCCATCTTTCAATACGGATATACCTGTTGTTCCACCGCCCACATCTACGACCGCCCCTTCTGAAATCCCGAGAACCTTTGATGCAGCTGTCGGTTCATCCACGATGCACAATACTTCCAGCCCTGCCGATTCAACTACATACATCGTCGCTTTTGAATCAGCTATACTCGTTCCAGGAGGTACTGCACAAGCTCCTCTTGAAAGTTCGGTACTTAATTCTTCATTTAATTCTTCTATCATTCTTGCCACTATATTCCTCGCCCCAACAAAGTCAACAACCAGCCCATCCTTTACAACTTGAGCTCTTTGCATTTTCCCGGCAACTGGTTCTCCTTTTTCATCTAAAACAGCCACGACTATGTTTGCTGTACCCAGATCAACTCCCACTTTGTATTTTTCGGCTTTTTTAAGCGGCTTTGAGTTCACACAGGAAGCAAACACTTCACACAACTTTTCGCCGTACATATCACACATAAAATTCTCCTTCCGCCTCTTGAGAAAAGGACAAAAAATTATTCAAACAGAATCAAACCCTTGTCCCCGCTTTTTATACCAGAAGCATTAGCTTCATCAGTATCGATATGCATTTCCAGCACAAAATCAGGAGATACTCTCGCCAGAACTTTGTCAAAAATTAACTTTCTTTCACCTTCCACTAAAACTTTTAAAAAACTCCTATCTTTGATTCCATTTTCCTCTGCAAACCGTGCGGGAACATGTATATGCCGCATCGCCGCAATTACGCCGTTTTCGATTCTGACTCCACCCATTGGCCCTACTATGACGCATCCAGGGGTTCCTTCATGATTTCCAGAGTCTCTAACTAAAGGCTCTATACCCAGGACAAAACCATCCGTTTTAGAAATTTCGACCTGTGTCTTCTTCCTTACCGGCCCCAACACTCTAACGTTTTGGAGAATCCCTTTTGGCCCTACTATTATCACCGTTTCTTTTGCCGCAAATTCCCCAGGTTGCATCAATTCCCTCAAGGGAGTCAATTTATAACCTTTCCCAAACAATACTTCTAAATGTTCCTGCGAAAGATGAACATGCCTTGCTGAAACATTTATAACAACTTCCTGAACTCTTTTAGTCTTAAAATCTATCCCATTTTTAACTTTTTCTATCACTTTTTTAACAATCCCATCCAAGTCACATTCTCTAAGCAATTATTTCACCTCTTTTTCACAGGTCTGCTTTCACATTTTCTTCTCTTTCTTTGAAATGTATGCACAGCGTCCGAGGTTCACCTTTCTTCCTGGGACATTTTGGATCTTTGCACAAATTGCACGTAGGTTCTTTATTTTCATCCCATCTAACTTCTGTCTCCATGGCTCCTGCGTCCTCTTCCTCTTCTTCTACTTCTTCTACTTCTTCTACTTCTTCTACTTTCTCTTTCGTTTCCTCTTTTTCTTTATCAACATCCATCTTGACGCCTACATTATCATCAACCTGCTTTTCTTTTCTTTCCGCCTTTTCAATTTTCTCGAAGAAATCCTCCACCTGATTGTCAGGCCTTGGTATCACATGAACGGCGTATACCTTGCCTACTCTTTCCGCCGCTGCTTTACCCGCTTCCACCGCGGCTTTTACTGCTCCGACATCTCCCGTAAACTTTACTGTAGTAAGCCCCCCGCCTTTTGCGAGCTCATACCCTATCAACTTTACATTTGCCGCTTTTACCCCCGCATCAGCCGCCTCAATTGCCGCCACCAGGCCCACTGTCTCAATCAATCCCAAAGCCTTCTTTTCTCGCACGATCTCCCTCCTTCGTTAAAACTTCAATGGCATATTTTTGGCGAGTCTCGCAGCATTTGTTCCCAACATCCTATATTCATCCACGACGCCCAAATTGGGGTAAATTTTCATAATAGGCATACTATAAGGCATTTTTGAGTGCTGAAGTATGCAAATCCCATCTTTCCCTATGAATATTCCAATATTTATCCTAGACTCCCTTGCCGCGCTGGCAGCCATATATTCCGGCTCTTCGCCATACTTTATATCGATTTCGTAAGGCACCCCTTCTTCTTCCAACCCTTCACGTACTTTCTTCAAAAAAGGCTTTACCACATCATTGTCCTCACAATAAATTTTCACTGCTGGCTTTATTTCTTCAAAAACTCTCATCTTACTTACCCCACCCTGAAAGCACCAAGCCTGTTGCTACGGCGTTTCTCGGCCCTTCTGTCCCCCTTATATTTCCTCTCCCCGCGACAATGCCGTAATTTGCCAACGTATCAGATATCATCTCTGGTATTTCAAAATCTAAAGCTGAACCACCAACCATTATCACAAAATCGATCAGCCTTATATTTCCTGAAGGAGCTACTTTCGAGAGAGCCCTAATAGCATTCGTGACAAACACTTTTTTCTTTGCATTCCTTCTCACTTCTCTTATCTTTTCCATGTTCAACTCTGCTGGAAGGGGAATTAAATTTCCTTCTTTTAACAAGCACACTCTTGCAAAAGTCCGCGGATCTAAAGGTTTATCAAAAAACCTCACTGTTCCGTCTTCAAGCCTTATAGAAAACAGACTCTCAACCTTTGCCACAGGATAACGTTTTATGTCTTCAACCATTTGCTTGTCAGATATGCCTAGCTCTGCAGCTATCAGCATATTTACCATTTCTCCTGCCCCTGCAAGGTGGACACTTGTGACTTCTCTTTTCTTGTTCATTAAAGCCGCGTCCGTTGAACCCCCGCCTAAATCAAGTATTGCCACTGGAATATCGGTACCGGGTGTGGTTAAAGCCCCTAAAATTGCCATATTAGCTTCTACTCCCGCTATTTCGACGGGAATATTCAATTCTTTTTCTACCCTTTCTGCCACCTTTTCCATAGGGAGCTTTGTGCTTTTAACCATTGCAGCAATAGCTACTGCATCTTCTGAGAAAAATTCATTAGCTATTCCTCCGGTCACTTTTTGATGCACCAGCGTATCTACTGCCAAAATATCCTGGATTCTTATTTCCTTCGGATTTTGAAAAGTCACCTCGGCCATTATTTCTTTTACCCTAGAAATAAGGCCACCAACATTTGT
Protein-coding sequences here:
- a CDS encoding diol dehydratase reactivase subunit alpha, which codes for MIIAGVDIGNNTTEIALAKIINNKPVFLASGISKTTGIKGTPENVVGIRLALEDAVGKAGIDIKEVKLLRLNEATPVIADVAMEAITETIITESTMIGHNPSTPGGVGLGVGKTTPIFELTSKNPGEKVIAVVPKNVDYEDAARLINRALERGIDVQGAIVQKDDGVLISNRLKKNIPIVDEVSLIEKVPLNMLACVEVAEQGFTIKTLSNPYGIASVFNLSPEETKNVVPIARALIGNRSAVVIKTPQGDVQERKIPAGSLKLKGQNSIAVVDLEEGAEKVMKAVEQVWPLVDAEGTPSTNVGGLISRVKEIMAEVTFQNPKEIRIQDILAVDTLVHQKVTGGIANEFFSEDAVAIAAMVKSTKLPMEKVAERVEKELNIPVEIAGVEANMAILGALTTPGTDIPVAILDLGGGSTDAALMNKKREVTSVHLAGAGEMVNMLIAAELGISDKQMVEDIKRYPVAKVESLFSIRLEDGTVRFFDKPLDPRTFARVCLLKEGNLIPLPAELNMEKIREVRRNAKKKVFVTNAIRALSKVAPSGNIRLIDFVIMVGGSALDFEIPEMISDTLANYGIVAGRGNIRGTEGPRNAVATGLVLSGWGK
- a CDS encoding BMC domain-containing protein, with protein sequence MREKKALGLIETVGLVAAIEAADAGVKAANVKLIGYELAKGGGLTTVKFTGDVGAVKAAVEAGKAAAERVGKVYAVHVIPRPDNQVEDFFEKIEKAERKEKQVDDNVGVKMDVDKEKEETKEKVEEVEEVEEVEEEEEDAGAMETEVRWDENKEPTCNLCKDPKCPRKKGEPRTLCIHFKEREENVKADL
- a CDS encoding 4Fe-4S dicluster domain-containing protein, producing the protein MIDSNEIIEQVRNAGVVGAGGAGFPAHIKLNNKCDVVIANFAECEPLLFTNQALVMAKVDEVLEGLQLAMKATGAKMGIIALKKKYSDCKRVLSDKLKDYDNMEIFELGDFYPAGDEHVIVREVLGRKIPMAGIPLDVGAVVHNVETLYNIKKAYSDKLPVTEKFVTVGGAVKYPLVLNVPVGMKFSELLDLAGGPTAKDFILIDGGPMMGKEVGLDDVVTKTTSALLVVPINTLPYSSRRIKIDVQLKRARTACCQCRICTDLCPRYLLGHKLEPHKIMRAISFGLMDAESLINSLLCSECGLCEVTCPMGLSPRNINASLKKMLFEKKVRFNKTLVETERPEREIRKFSAKKLLVRLGLSDYYRHIDYTDKKIKAKEVKLLLKQHAGSPAIPVVKVGDKVNKNDVVAKIQEGQLGANIHASIDGTVVKIDETSIVVKSE
- a CDS encoding flavoprotein is translated as MGLEEKIREIVIEVLKKYYKTRILVIVTGGMVNADVSIKELKSLKDEHDLIYSLVFTKNAAKVHDIRRISEELEAESVIIDGEEKINVKDFLKQFKAVIIAVLTRNTAAKVANLFLDNLTTQIIVDALMLGIPVIASRDAADPFLKPWQDMGFIWMGKGLREAYSEILNKIEKYGVILCNAADIKAKVLSVIFGSPIKNEASEYSPMRKVYIEKNVITREDLAVYKGIQGEIRIPKNAVITPLAADYIRENSLKIYRG
- the pduL gene encoding phosphate propanoyltransferase, giving the protein MDGIVKKVIEKVKNGIDFKTKRVQEVVINVSARHVHLSQEHLEVLFGKGYKLTPLRELMQPGEFAAKETVIIVGPKGILQNVRVLGPVRKKTQVEISKTDGFVLGIEPLVRDSGNHEGTPGCVIVGPMGGVRIENGVIAAMRHIHVPARFAEENGIKDRSFLKVLVEGERKLIFDKVLARVSPDFVLEMHIDTDEANASGIKSGDKGLILFE
- a CDS encoding aldehyde dehydrogenase family protein, translated to MVDEKVVATIAKRIIEELNLSSKSDSKEEYGIFSNLDDAVEAASRAQRKLAMLDLEKREEIIQAIREACLNNARFLAELAVKETGRGRVEDKIVKNILAAKKTPGTEDLKPHCWTGDHGLTLVEMAPVGVIGSITPVTNPTATIINNSISMLAAGNAVVFNPHPSAKICSNKAVEIINDAIMKAGGPKHLVTSVAEPTIETAKALMSHPKINLICATGGKAVVQEALRSGKKAIGAGAGNPPVIVDETADIIKAAHDILCGASFDNNLPCIAEKELIAVESIADRFIERLAREGAYILRGKDIDRMTELIFDENCNVNKDLIGKDASYILKQIGIEVGTDVRLAVMPVEPDHPLVHHEQLMPVLPFVRVPNVEEAIELAVRAEGGNRHTAIMHSKNIDNMTNFARAIQTTIFVKNAPSYAGIGAGGEGYTTFTIAGPTGEGLTSAKNFTRQRRCVLVDAFRII
- a CDS encoding glycerol dehydratase reactivase beta/small subunit family protein, with the protein product MRVFEEIKPAVKIYCEDNDVVKPFLKKVREGLEEEGVPYEIDIKYGEEPEYMAASAARESRINIGIFIGKDGICILQHSKMPYSMPIMKIYPNLGVVDEYRMLGTNAARLAKNMPLKF
- a CDS encoding cob(I)yrinic acid a,c-diamide adenosyltransferase, coding for MKIYTKKGDKGETSLLGGKRVKKSDIRVEAYGTVDEVVALIAFARANVNTQKSKDLLLKVEKELFKLGAELACAEPEKVLKDRITEDDIMWLEDKIDDLMEEIEFKKDFVLPGPYPSSSSLHIARTVVRRAERLVVRLSEEENVRPEVLRYLNRLSDFLFTLSLYEEKEEVVKRSLEEIKKKISSGGLNRMGQEGTCENLNLELALKILKKAEEKAVEINKPMCIAVVDAGGNLLAFHRMDDALLVSIEIAINKAFTAVMLKMETSRLAELAKPNGELFGINNAYNGRIVPFGGGIPIFKNGKLIGAIGVSGGTVDEDVVVAKAGISAI
- a CDS encoding EutN/CcmL family microcompartment protein; this translates as MIIAKVVGNVVATKKNEGLVGAKLLVVKPVNEKDEDGNLKEEEKFLVAVDSVGAGIGEMVLLVTGSTATKIMNDANAPVDAAVVGIIDEIEIH
- the eutJ gene encoding ethanolamine utilization protein EutJ, with the protein product MCDMYGEKLCEVFASCVNSKPLKKAEKYKVGVDLGTANIVVAVLDEKGEPVAGKMQRAQVVKDGLVVDFVGARNIVARMIEELNEELSTELSRGACAVPPGTSIADSKATMYVVESAGLEVLCIVDEPTAASKVLGISEGAVVDVGGGTTGISVLKDGKVVYTADEPTGGTHFTLVLAGHFNIAFDEAEAMKLDEKNQKRLFPVLKPTMEKVADIIKRHIEGFSVETIYLVGGASALYGLKDVVENAIGVKAVVPKYPLFITPLGIALSCP